The Corvus hawaiiensis isolate bCorHaw1 chromosome 2, bCorHaw1.pri.cur, whole genome shotgun sequence genome includes a window with the following:
- the SH2D1B gene encoding SH2 domain-containing protein 1B: MEFSFPFFHGKITRRTCEELLSKKKKNGSYLIRESESVEGALCLCVFFEDLIYTYRIFREHQGYFRIQTSEGVPERTFKTLKDLIYAFEKPNQGLITNLRYPVKKPKALRRSQRIKSGMDNIYDEADDSDGYVTVLP; this comes from the exons aTGGAGttctcattcccattttttcatggaaagataACAAGGAGAACCTGTGAAGAGCTGctgagcaagaagaaaaagaatggcAGCTATTTAATACGGGAGAGTGAGAGTGTGGAAGGAGCCTTGTGTCTCTGTGTTTT CTTTGAGGACCTCATCTACACTTACCGAATCTTCAGGGAACACCAAGGATATTTTAGAATACAG ACTTCTGAAGGTGTTCCAGAGAGGACGTTCAAAACGTTAAAGGACTTAATATACGCTTTCGAAAAGCCAAATCAAGGACTGATAACAAATCTCCGCTACCCAGTGAAGAAACCAAAGGCTTTGAGAAGAAGCCAGAGGATCAAGTCAGGAATGGACAACATTTATGATG